From the genome of Ascaphus truei isolate aAscTru1 unplaced genomic scaffold, aAscTru1.hap1 HAP1_SCAFFOLD_512, whole genome shotgun sequence, one region includes:
- the LOC142485019 gene encoding placenta-specific gene 8 protein-like, with translation MMDLITSQPGVVTTQTVTVTQGSGWGSGMCDCCDDCGICCCAFWCFPCLQCRTVSDFGECLCLPLLDPLCMGYLGCSGVIPPITMGMRAAVRERYKIQGSLCDDCGISCCCYSCTWCQIAREIKRRRHGTSVTTAQTTFVTNIPFQHQAADYTPLIEC, from the exons ATGATGGATCTTATAACCTCCCAGCCGGGTGTTGTCACCACGCAGACGGTGACGGTGACACAGGGGTCGGGCTGGGGCAGCGGAATGTGCGATTGCTGTGACGACTGTGGGATCT gttGCTGTGCATTTTGGTGCTTCCCTTGCCTCCAGTGTAGGACTGTGAGTGATTTTGGGGAGTGCCTCTGCCTCCCCCTGCTGGACCCCCTGTGTATGGGATACTTGGGGTGCAGTGGGGTCATCCCCCCCATCACCATGGGCATGAGAGCGGCCGTCCGGGAGAGATACAAGATCCAG ggCTCCCTCTGTGATGACTGCGGCATCTCCTGCTGCTGCTACTCCTGCACCTGGTGTCAGATCGCCCGAGAGATTAAGCGCAGGAGACACGGGACTTCTGTGACCACGGCGCAGACCACGTTCGTCACCAATATCCCCTTCCAACACCAAGCCGCTGACTACACCCCCCTCATAGAGTGCTGA